A section of the bacterium SCSIO 12696 genome encodes:
- a CDS encoding MotA/TolQ/ExbB proton channel family protein, with product MDALNDALTGIQDFLNMGGEILKYFIVPLLFILWTLIFERVWYFKTSLKRDVQAAIDTWEERAERRSKRAHQVREAIISRVEVKIDENMNMVKTMIALAPLFGLMGTVWGMIHVFDIMGITGGGDAKSMASGVFKATIPTMAGMVTAISGVFGNTYLDRVATREKGLLEDHMTMDH from the coding sequence ATGGATGCTCTGAACGACGCACTCACTGGAATCCAGGACTTCCTGAACATGGGGGGTGAAATACTCAAGTATTTCATCGTTCCCCTGCTGTTCATACTGTGGACACTGATCTTCGAGCGCGTATGGTATTTCAAAACCTCCCTGAAAAGGGACGTTCAGGCTGCCATTGATACCTGGGAGGAGCGTGCCGAGCGCCGCTCCAAACGGGCTCACCAGGTTCGCGAAGCGATCATTTCTCGCGTCGAGGTAAAAATCGACGAAAACATGAACATGGTGAAAACCATGATCGCCCTGGCGCCATTGTTTGGCCTGATGGGTACTGTTTGGGGGATGATTCACGTCTTCGATATTATGGGTATTACTGGAGGCGGTGACGCCAAGTCCATGGCAAGCGGCGTATTTAAAGCCACTATCCCAACCATGGCTGGTATGGTGACCGCCATTTCCGGTGTATTTGGTAATACGTATCTGGATCGGGTTGCTACCCGTGAGAAAGGCCTGCTTGAAGACCATATGACGATGGATCACTGA
- the waaA gene encoding lipid IV(A) 3-deoxy-D-manno-octulosonic acid transferase, producing MIRFIYTLAFYLAVPLIFVRLLLRSRKAPAYRKRWGERFGFVPKLSSGQVIWVHSVSVGETLAAVPLIKQLQKRHPDAQLVVTTMTPTGSERVKASFGDSVYHVYAPYDLPDVVARFLNRVQPDVLVIMETELWPNLIFGCAKRGIPMVLANARLSEQSAEGYSKIPALMGSMLRKMHKVAAQHKDDGERFVGLGLPKKQLKVTGNIKFDLELSAEIKQKAKQLRSQWRGDAKRSVLLVASTHRGEDEIILDSFQQLLQSHPSLLLVLVPRHPERFDEVAELCESRELSLIRRSQEVAPESSHQVLLGDTMGELLAFCGASDVVFMGGSLVPVGGHNVIEPAAWGVPVVSGPYLFNFAEASQLLLEADGLQVCNGSEQIAVAVDELVSDPDHRHTMGAAANTVAEQNRGALEKLLKLISPLVAN from the coding sequence ATGATTCGTTTTATATACACCCTGGCTTTCTATCTCGCAGTGCCTTTGATCTTTGTGCGCTTGCTGCTGCGCAGCCGTAAGGCTCCAGCTTATCGCAAGCGCTGGGGTGAGCGCTTTGGTTTTGTTCCAAAACTATCTTCGGGTCAGGTTATTTGGGTACATTCAGTCTCGGTGGGTGAAACCCTCGCGGCGGTGCCTTTGATTAAGCAGCTGCAAAAGCGGCATCCGGACGCACAATTGGTGGTGACCACAATGACGCCCACTGGTTCTGAGCGGGTAAAAGCCAGCTTTGGGGACTCGGTGTACCACGTCTATGCGCCCTACGATCTGCCGGATGTAGTTGCCCGTTTTCTTAATCGAGTGCAGCCCGATGTATTGGTGATTATGGAAACCGAATTGTGGCCCAATCTGATATTCGGCTGTGCCAAACGCGGTATTCCCATGGTGCTCGCCAATGCTCGATTGTCTGAGCAGTCCGCTGAGGGGTACAGCAAAATACCGGCTCTAATGGGTTCCATGTTACGCAAAATGCACAAAGTGGCGGCTCAACACAAAGACGATGGCGAACGCTTTGTAGGCTTGGGGCTACCCAAAAAACAGCTAAAGGTTACCGGTAATATCAAGTTTGATCTGGAGCTGAGCGCAGAGATCAAGCAAAAGGCCAAGCAGTTGCGCAGCCAATGGAGAGGGGATGCAAAGCGCTCGGTTTTGCTGGTTGCCAGCACCCATCGTGGTGAAGACGAAATCATTCTCGACAGCTTTCAGCAGCTGTTACAAAGCCATCCATCACTGTTGCTGGTGTTGGTGCCTCGCCACCCGGAACGCTTTGATGAGGTGGCCGAGTTGTGTGAAAGCAGGGAACTGTCCCTGATAAGGCGCAGCCAAGAGGTAGCACCGGAATCAAGCCATCAAGTGTTGCTGGGAGACACCATGGGTGAACTGTTGGCGTTTTGTGGCGCTAGCGATGTGGTGTTTATGGGCGGTTCTCTGGTTCCAGTGGGCGGCCATAATGTGATTGAACCGGCAGCCTGGGGGGTGCCGGTTGTTTCAGGCCCGTACCTGTTTAATTTCGCCGAAGCGTCTCAACTGTTGTTGGAAGCAGATGGTTTGCAGGTGTGTAATGGTAGTGAACAGATTGCCGTTGCTGTCGATGAACTGGTGAGCGACCCGGATCACCGCCACACGATGGGTGCTGCCGCCAACACCGTGGCGGAGCAAAATCGGGGGGCGCTCGAGAAGCTGTTAAAACTGATTTCGCCTCTGGTAGCGAATTAA
- the glnE gene encoding bifunctional [glutamate--ammonia ligase]-adenylyl-L-tyrosine phosphorylase/[glutamate--ammonia-ligase] adenylyltransferase encodes MSTHPVWLAPLQSSPLLQKQWQQFQQALCSASPELNDQLQQLCQQQPELAQQLQLLGSCSDFVASFACQQSQAFMALLRSGDLYRCFDHQSWQQRYQQALIDCDDEDLFASTLRQLRNREMVRIVWRDFCGLADLAETTADMTALAQCSIDSAIQFLYPRLCQQWGVPTGKESGCRQQLVVLGMGKLGAGELNVSSDIDLIFAYPESGETNRDNATSKRERSNQEFFERLGRQLIQMLDNRTADGFVFRVDMRLRPYGSSGPLVGSFAALEQYYQTQGRDWERFAMIKACPVAGDTSAGKQLLETLKPFVYRKYIDYSVIESLREIKALIEQEVHRSGAQEDVKRGHGGIREIEFIAQAFQLIRGGRDPRLQRPPLLEVLPLLEQENLLPQGKADQLLRSYRLLRRVEHILQGIADRQTQSLPTDALGRARLTTVLGYNDWSNFYNDLQQARATVADEFAAVVGAPPEEGDSEESQLWAVEAWQQLRRGSPVAASLLSAGFEQPEQSEQQLQTLLASRAIQQLQTSARNRLNRFMPILLAGCQSHGKPSQLLQRTLALVEAVARRSSYLLLLVENPQALQQLLILCAASPWVAQQLATHPALLDELLDARSLYAPRSRDTLADELRQHMLRVPEEDVEAQLEVLRYFKRSNRLRVAACEVTDALPLMQVSDNLTWIAEALLEQVLEMAWRQMTERYGFPDGVDATGTKEGAQADFLIVGYGKMGGIEMGHNSDLDLVFIYDADPQGYTDGERSIDNATFYLRLGQRVIHLLTTQTASGQLYEVDMRLRPSGNSGMLVSSLQGFEKYQNNDAWTWEWQALVRARPVAGSARLADKFAQVRSRVLGSPRDLPALSKEVVDMRQKMRDHLAKGTDDSTLFDLKQGGGGIVDIEFMVQFAVLAWGHSHPELLAWSDNIRILEVLGEISAKHASFDGVISSAETAQLIEAYRQYRAAGHRAQLQQQPTLVESQQFHGHRQQVSHLWQRLLPANN; translated from the coding sequence ATGTCAACTCATCCGGTTTGGCTGGCGCCGTTGCAATCCAGCCCTCTTCTGCAAAAACAGTGGCAGCAGTTTCAGCAAGCCTTGTGCAGTGCCTCCCCGGAACTCAATGATCAGTTACAACAGCTGTGCCAACAGCAGCCTGAGCTTGCTCAACAACTGCAGCTGCTGGGCAGTTGCAGTGACTTTGTGGCTAGTTTTGCCTGCCAGCAGAGCCAGGCATTTATGGCTCTATTGCGCAGTGGTGATTTGTATCGGTGTTTCGATCACCAATCCTGGCAACAGCGTTATCAACAGGCTCTGATCGATTGTGATGACGAAGACCTGTTTGCCAGCACTCTGCGACAATTGCGCAATCGCGAGATGGTGCGCATCGTCTGGCGGGACTTTTGTGGTCTGGCGGATTTGGCGGAAACCACCGCCGATATGACCGCCCTGGCACAGTGCAGCATAGACAGCGCCATCCAGTTTCTCTACCCGCGGCTGTGCCAGCAGTGGGGAGTGCCCACCGGCAAAGAGTCCGGCTGCCGCCAGCAGTTAGTGGTTCTGGGTATGGGTAAGCTAGGAGCAGGGGAGCTCAATGTTTCTTCAGACATTGACCTGATTTTCGCGTACCCGGAAAGCGGCGAAACAAATCGTGACAACGCCACCAGCAAGCGTGAGCGTAGCAATCAGGAGTTCTTTGAACGTTTGGGGCGTCAGTTGATACAGATGCTCGATAACCGCACTGCGGACGGGTTTGTGTTCCGCGTGGATATGCGCTTGCGCCCCTATGGCAGTAGCGGCCCACTGGTGGGCAGCTTTGCGGCGCTGGAGCAGTACTATCAAACCCAGGGGCGTGACTGGGAGCGTTTTGCGATGATTAAAGCTTGTCCGGTAGCCGGTGACACAAGTGCAGGCAAGCAGTTGCTGGAAACCCTCAAGCCTTTTGTGTATCGCAAGTACATAGACTACAGCGTGATTGAGTCACTGAGGGAGATAAAAGCGCTGATTGAGCAGGAAGTACACCGTTCTGGCGCCCAGGAGGATGTGAAGCGTGGCCACGGTGGCATTCGCGAGATAGAGTTTATTGCCCAGGCGTTTCAGTTAATACGCGGTGGGCGCGACCCCCGTTTGCAAAGGCCGCCGCTGTTGGAAGTCCTGCCTTTGCTTGAACAAGAAAACTTGCTGCCGCAAGGCAAGGCCGACCAGCTGTTGCGCAGCTACCGGTTGTTGCGTCGTGTAGAACATATTTTGCAGGGTATTGCGGATCGACAAACCCAGTCGCTGCCCACCGATGCGCTGGGCCGAGCCAGGTTGACGACTGTACTTGGGTATAATGATTGGTCGAATTTCTACAACGATTTGCAACAGGCCAGGGCCACAGTGGCCGATGAGTTTGCCGCTGTGGTGGGTGCTCCTCCGGAAGAAGGCGATAGCGAGGAGTCTCAGCTGTGGGCAGTAGAGGCGTGGCAACAGCTGCGTCGCGGCAGCCCCGTTGCCGCATCGTTATTGAGTGCTGGTTTTGAACAGCCGGAGCAATCAGAACAGCAACTGCAGACACTGCTTGCCAGTCGGGCTATTCAGCAATTGCAGACAAGTGCTCGCAATCGTCTCAACCGCTTTATGCCGATTCTCTTGGCCGGCTGCCAAAGCCACGGTAAGCCGTCCCAATTGCTGCAACGGACCCTGGCGTTGGTGGAGGCCGTTGCCCGCCGCAGTTCCTACCTGTTGCTGCTGGTAGAAAACCCCCAAGCGTTACAGCAGTTGTTGATACTCTGTGCTGCCAGCCCTTGGGTAGCACAACAATTGGCGACCCATCCGGCACTGTTGGATGAACTGCTTGATGCGCGCTCGCTGTATGCGCCCCGCAGTCGCGATACGCTGGCCGATGAATTGCGTCAGCACATGCTGCGTGTGCCCGAAGAGGATGTTGAAGCGCAGCTGGAGGTGTTGCGTTATTTCAAACGTTCCAACCGCCTGCGCGTAGCGGCCTGCGAGGTGACTGATGCCCTGCCGCTGATGCAGGTGAGTGACAACCTGACCTGGATTGCGGAAGCATTACTCGAACAGGTGTTGGAAATGGCCTGGCGACAGATGACAGAGCGCTATGGGTTTCCTGATGGGGTAGATGCTACGGGTACAAAGGAGGGGGCTCAGGCCGACTTTTTGATTGTTGGCTACGGCAAAATGGGCGGCATTGAAATGGGCCACAACTCGGATCTGGATTTGGTGTTTATCTACGATGCCGACCCTCAGGGTTACACCGACGGTGAGCGCAGTATCGACAACGCCACTTTTTACCTGCGTCTGGGCCAGCGGGTGATTCATTTGCTGACCACGCAAACCGCTTCCGGACAATTGTACGAAGTGGATATGCGTCTGCGCCCCTCAGGTAATTCCGGCATGCTGGTCAGTTCCCTGCAAGGGTTCGAAAAATACCAGAATAACGATGCCTGGACCTGGGAGTGGCAGGCACTAGTACGTGCCAGGCCCGTAGCAGGCAGTGCCCGGTTGGCAGACAAATTTGCCCAGGTGCGCAGCCGGGTTCTCGGCAGCCCACGAGACTTGCCGGCGCTGTCCAAAGAGGTTGTCGATATGCGCCAGAAGATGCGTGATCATTTGGCAAAAGGCACAGATGACTCCACCCTGTTTGACCTCAAACAGGGTGGGGGCGGTATCGTGGATATCGAATTTATGGTTCAATTTGCAGTTCTGGCTTGGGGGCACAGCCACCCAGAACTGCTTGCTTGGAGTGACAATATTCGCATTCTGGAAGTGCTGGGAGAAATATCTGCCAAACACGCCAGTTTTGATGGTGTTATCTCCAGTGCAGAAACTGCGCAGCTGATCGAGGCGTATCGGCAATACCGCGCTGCTGGTCATCGCGCCCAACTGCAGCAGCAACCGACGCTTGTGGAAAGCCAGCAATTTCATGGTCATCGCCAGCAAGTGAGCCACTTGTGGCAGAGACTATTGCCCGCCAACAATTGA
- a CDS encoding type II/IV secretion system protein — translation MADATGADRCLELRTVLAELEADGLLLRESVNFVSGSSRSREEALQHPLIYIATQQLDGAGEWQGKTISLDHLTDWLADKSGLDVVHIDPLKIQVSSVTEVMSFAFAKRHGILCVEVRGDELVIATQEPYASSWIEGLEQVTRKTVRRVMANPADIQKYRMEFYTLSRSISGADQQPGANSVVTNVEQLIELGKTASPDAQDQHIVAIVDWLLQYAFEQRASDIHIEPRREKGKIRFRIDGVLHLVYEMPLQIMIAMTSRLKVLGRMNVAEKRKPQDGRIKTTSPDNGEVELRLSTLPTAFGEKLVMRIFDPDVLLRNFSELGLVGEDSNRWQDMVQRPHGIVLVTGPTGSGKTTTLYSSLKQLATESVNVSTVEDPIEMVVDNFNQTQVHHKINLDFAAGIRTLMRQDPDIIMVGEIRDQETAEMATQAALTGHLVISTLHTNDAPTAITRLLDIGVPAHLIRATLNGVMAQRLVRTLCPHCKEASELDPGAWQQLVRPWKVALPKAVYRPVGCLECRGTGYLGRQGIYEILPLSDSLRPLVKDDGDIEQLRVQAMKEGMRTLRLSGAQKVAAGLTSINEVMRVAPDSGK, via the coding sequence ATGGCTGACGCAACAGGGGCTGATCGCTGCCTCGAACTACGCACCGTGCTCGCTGAGCTGGAAGCCGATGGGTTGCTGCTGCGTGAGTCGGTAAATTTTGTCTCGGGCAGTAGTCGCAGCAGAGAAGAGGCGCTACAGCACCCGCTGATTTATATCGCTACGCAGCAGCTGGATGGTGCGGGGGAGTGGCAGGGAAAAACTATTTCCCTGGATCACTTAACCGACTGGCTGGCGGACAAGAGTGGCCTTGATGTTGTGCACATCGACCCGCTCAAAATTCAGGTATCCTCGGTTACCGAGGTTATGTCTTTCGCGTTTGCCAAGCGCCACGGCATCCTGTGTGTGGAGGTACGTGGGGATGAGTTAGTTATCGCCACTCAGGAACCCTATGCCAGCAGCTGGATAGAAGGCTTGGAACAGGTTACCCGGAAAACCGTGCGCCGGGTAATGGCGAACCCGGCAGATATTCAAAAATATCGGATGGAGTTTTATACCCTTTCCCGGTCTATTTCAGGAGCAGACCAGCAGCCTGGCGCCAATTCGGTAGTTACCAATGTAGAGCAATTGATTGAGCTGGGAAAAACCGCCAGCCCAGATGCTCAGGATCAACATATTGTTGCCATTGTCGACTGGTTGCTGCAATACGCTTTTGAGCAGCGAGCAAGCGATATTCACATCGAGCCGAGGAGAGAGAAAGGCAAAATTCGTTTTCGCATCGATGGGGTTTTGCACTTGGTGTATGAAATGCCGCTGCAAATCATGATTGCCATGACCAGTCGCTTGAAAGTTTTGGGTCGGATGAATGTGGCGGAAAAACGCAAACCTCAGGATGGTCGAATCAAAACCACCTCCCCTGACAATGGTGAAGTGGAACTGCGGCTCTCTACATTACCTACCGCGTTTGGTGAAAAACTGGTAATGCGCATTTTTGACCCGGATGTGTTGCTGCGCAACTTCTCTGAGCTGGGTTTGGTGGGAGAAGACAGTAACCGTTGGCAGGATATGGTGCAGCGGCCTCACGGAATTGTGCTGGTCACCGGGCCTACTGGTTCCGGTAAAACCACCACGCTTTATTCGAGCCTTAAACAGTTGGCCACAGAGAGTGTCAATGTCAGTACGGTTGAAGATCCCATTGAAATGGTGGTGGATAACTTCAATCAGACCCAGGTGCACCACAAGATTAACCTCGACTTCGCTGCGGGCATTCGTACCCTGATGCGTCAGGACCCGGATATCATCATGGTGGGCGAGATTCGCGATCAGGAAACCGCTGAAATGGCCACTCAGGCGGCGCTTACCGGCCACTTGGTTATTTCCACGCTGCACACCAATGACGCACCTACAGCCATCACCCGGTTACTGGATATTGGCGTACCTGCACATCTCATCCGCGCCACCCTCAATGGTGTGATGGCGCAACGGTTGGTGCGCACTTTGTGCCCCCACTGCAAGGAGGCTTCGGAACTGGATCCAGGGGCCTGGCAGCAGCTGGTGCGTCCCTGGAAGGTGGCACTGCCTAAGGCCGTGTATCGACCAGTGGGTTGCCTGGAGTGTCGCGGCACCGGTTACTTGGGTCGCCAGGGTATCTATGAAATATTGCCCCTCAGTGACAGCCTGCGGCCGCTGGTGAAAGACGACGGCGACATAGAACAACTGCGTGTGCAAGCCATGAAAGAGGGAATGCGAACCCTGCGCCTTTCCGGCGCCCAAAAAGTAGCCGCTGGGCTGACATCCATCAACGAAGTGATGCGGGTGGCACCGGACTCCGGGAAGTAA
- a CDS encoding biopolymer transporter ExbD — protein sequence MRERTRKAEPQGQSIDLTPMLDVVFIMLIFFIVTASFIKTPGQEINKVEAKTARLKPTAVLVSVNANNEVHIDKKPVEDNDLKPVIKRLFAENPKGNVVIQVDEKSKLEAVGKVYDAARDAGVTGIIIATSKEGG from the coding sequence ATGCGGGAAAGAACACGCAAAGCAGAACCACAGGGCCAGTCTATCGACTTGACGCCAATGCTCGACGTGGTTTTCATTATGCTGATCTTCTTTATTGTTACGGCATCTTTTATCAAGACGCCGGGTCAGGAGATCAACAAGGTAGAAGCCAAAACCGCACGTTTAAAGCCTACAGCTGTATTGGTCTCAGTGAACGCCAATAACGAGGTTCACATCGACAAAAAGCCTGTCGAGGACAACGATCTGAAACCGGTTATCAAACGTCTGTTTGCTGAGAACCCAAAAGGCAATGTGGTTATCCAGGTGGATGAAAAGTCCAAACTGGAAGCGGTTGGTAAAGTCTACGATGCCGCCAGAGATGCTGGTGTTACCGGCATCATTATCGCCACGAGCAAAGAGGGAGGGTAG
- a CDS encoding glycosyltransferase, translated as MANDQPVNIICMKWGQKYGPEYANRLYRMVARNITRPFRFICFTDDSNGLLEEIEPQALPSLELPPGTPERGWNKLSTLAEGFGGLEGEALFLDLDVVIVGNIDELFEHSGEFLIIRDKKFKKRLIGNSSVYRFKIGRYDASLRKFQQNFDQVKSSFRNEQAYLSDEVNQRGELSFWPPQWCVSFKYDCASPWPLGLFKTPKAPEGSKILIFHGHPLPDEAIEGVSHKWYRPIRPCPWLKEYWK; from the coding sequence ATGGCCAATGACCAGCCGGTGAATATTATTTGCATGAAGTGGGGCCAGAAATATGGCCCTGAATACGCCAATCGCTTGTATCGTATGGTGGCTCGCAATATCACTCGCCCATTCCGCTTTATCTGCTTTACTGACGACAGCAACGGCTTGCTTGAGGAAATAGAACCGCAGGCACTGCCTTCCCTGGAATTGCCCCCGGGCACCCCAGAGCGGGGCTGGAATAAACTGTCTACCCTGGCGGAAGGTTTTGGTGGCCTGGAGGGGGAGGCGCTGTTTCTGGATTTGGATGTGGTGATTGTCGGCAACATTGACGAGCTGTTTGAGCATTCCGGCGAGTTCTTGATTATTCGCGATAAAAAATTCAAAAAACGACTGATCGGCAACTCCTCGGTGTATCGTTTTAAGATTGGTCGCTACGACGCATCATTGCGCAAATTTCAGCAAAACTTCGACCAGGTAAAAAGCAGCTTTCGTAACGAGCAGGCTTACTTGAGCGATGAGGTCAATCAGCGTGGCGAACTGTCGTTCTGGCCCCCCCAGTGGTGCGTCAGCTTTAAATACGACTGCGCTTCACCTTGGCCGCTGGGTTTGTTTAAAACGCCTAAGGCCCCAGAGGGCAGTAAAATATTGATCTTCCACGGTCATCCGTTGCCCGATGAGGCCATTGAAGGGGTTTCTCATAAATGGTATCGGCCTATTCGCCCCTGCCCGTGGTTAAAAGAATATTGGAAGTGA
- a CDS encoding DUF3450 domain-containing protein, with protein MKHSLKLIIAAAALGVGAAGTQAAEVDDILKAGEKKLANAQASQKRIDKIAAATDDLVLDFQTVNDELEDTKVYNRQKELVIAHQKLQMDRLKASIAGVQDTERRIPPLIERMIEGLEQHVAIDLPFNLEERQERVKRFRESIGDSGLSVAEKFRQVLEAYRIELEYGNKIETYVTEIEVDGAPQEVNIFRLGRTSLVYQTKDKGKAGVWDQASRSWVPLDAGEYRNAISTAIRIAKKTATLDIMTMPIKAPEAQ; from the coding sequence ATGAAACACTCATTAAAACTGATAATTGCCGCCGCCGCGCTGGGTGTTGGTGCCGCTGGTACGCAGGCCGCTGAGGTCGACGACATTCTCAAGGCTGGAGAGAAGAAACTGGCTAATGCCCAGGCTTCCCAAAAGCGTATCGACAAGATCGCTGCTGCGACTGACGACCTGGTTCTGGACTTCCAAACCGTCAACGACGAACTGGAAGACACCAAGGTTTACAATCGCCAGAAAGAACTGGTGATTGCTCACCAAAAATTGCAAATGGATCGCCTCAAGGCTTCTATTGCCGGTGTTCAGGATACCGAGCGTCGCATTCCACCTCTGATTGAACGCATGATCGAGGGTCTGGAGCAGCACGTTGCCATCGATCTGCCATTCAACTTGGAAGAGCGCCAAGAGCGCGTTAAGCGCTTCCGCGAAAGCATCGGCGATTCCGGTCTGTCGGTTGCGGAAAAATTCCGTCAGGTTCTCGAGGCGTATCGTATCGAGCTGGAATACGGCAACAAAATTGAAACTTATGTGACTGAAATTGAAGTGGACGGTGCTCCTCAGGAAGTGAATATCTTCCGTTTGGGCCGCACTTCATTGGTTTATCAAACCAAAGACAAAGGCAAGGCCGGTGTTTGGGATCAGGCCAGCCGCAGCTGGGTTCCTCTTGATGCGGGTGAATATCGCAACGCCATCTCTACCGCTATTCGCATCGCCAAGAAAACCGCCACTCTGGATATTATGACCATGCCGATCAAAGCGCCGGAGGCACAATAA
- a CDS encoding energy transducer TonB: MLQARLGISLLPGAIITFGLLVLMYTLVASDVQAPTNEESTPLANIWQAEEQIEANFKKFEPPKPEAKEPPPPRMQQQQAKVDDVQLAVQIDAPRVETGLGLGAGGFGGSSEARPIKRVAPRYPQRALERGQEGYVIVEFTVSVNGVVLDPTVIEGVVKQKDGSYKPSTVFNNEAIKAAKKLKFKPKIEENQPVEFITTYQFTFELEKDS, translated from the coding sequence ATGTTGCAAGCAAGATTAGGTATCTCCTTACTGCCGGGTGCGATTATTACTTTTGGCCTTCTGGTTTTGATGTACACGTTGGTCGCTTCCGATGTGCAGGCACCGACTAACGAAGAGTCAACGCCGCTGGCCAATATCTGGCAGGCAGAGGAACAGATCGAAGCCAACTTCAAAAAGTTTGAGCCACCAAAGCCAGAGGCCAAAGAACCACCTCCGCCGCGTATGCAGCAACAACAAGCCAAAGTGGACGATGTTCAGCTGGCTGTGCAGATTGATGCTCCCCGTGTGGAAACCGGTCTAGGTTTGGGTGCAGGTGGGTTTGGTGGTAGCAGTGAAGCGCGCCCCATTAAGCGGGTTGCTCCTCGCTATCCTCAGCGCGCACTGGAGCGTGGCCAAGAAGGTTACGTGATTGTGGAGTTTACGGTATCCGTGAACGGCGTTGTATTGGATCCCACTGTTATTGAAGGTGTTGTCAAACAGAAAGATGGCTCTTACAAACCAAGTACGGTATTCAATAACGAAGCCATCAAAGCGGCTAAAAAGCTTAAATTTAAGCCTAAGATAGAGGAAAACCAGCCGGTAGAATTCATCACTACTTATCAGTTCACCTTTGAACTGGAAAAAGACAGCTAA
- a CDS encoding MotA/TolQ/ExbB proton channel family protein codes for MNKRIFKKGLMAVASVALAFSVNAAEQEKAASLEELLKMIEAGSINESAEHRQREQRFLSEQQNRQSMLNNVRAQLNREKARSEALEKQEADNERAIGELQEQYNNRLGSLKELFGHLSSTSGDVISYLNDSIVSAQYPDRTAPLEELRSKISSTSTPTLPDISEIEGMWKAMLFEIDQGTKVVKFNTSIFSGGEKVDAEVLRIGNYGLTSGGDYLNYDKETGNISSLPSQPKGSYTSSIAALGGATSGFTATALDPQGAQGPTLMTKLVDLPTITEKWHQGGLVGYIISGVGVFAVLLAIFRFIVLSGVGAKVNAQLRDTTQANNNNPLGRVLKVAEENPQADAESLELKLHEAVLKERPAIESGLNLLKIIAMVAPLLGLLGTVTGMIATFQAITIFGAGDPKNMAGGISSALVTTVLGLVVAIPTILLHTLVNGRAQRILHVLEEQSAGIVAENAEGQ; via the coding sequence ATGAACAAGCGTATCTTTAAAAAAGGCCTGATGGCCGTTGCCTCTGTCGCTCTGGCGTTTTCCGTAAACGCTGCTGAGCAGGAAAAGGCAGCATCTCTGGAAGAGCTGTTGAAGATGATTGAAGCTGGCTCCATCAATGAGTCCGCCGAACACCGTCAACGTGAGCAGCGTTTCCTCAGCGAGCAGCAAAATCGCCAGTCCATGCTCAACAATGTTCGCGCTCAGCTGAACCGTGAAAAAGCCCGTTCTGAAGCCCTGGAAAAGCAAGAGGCGGACAATGAGCGTGCTATCGGTGAGCTGCAAGAGCAGTACAACAATCGCCTGGGTTCATTGAAAGAGCTGTTTGGTCACTTGTCCTCCACTTCTGGTGACGTGATCAGTTATCTCAACGATTCCATTGTCAGTGCCCAGTACCCTGATCGTACTGCACCACTGGAAGAGTTGCGTTCAAAAATTTCCAGCACTTCTACGCCAACCCTGCCAGACATCAGTGAAATCGAAGGCATGTGGAAAGCCATGCTGTTTGAAATTGACCAGGGCACCAAAGTGGTTAAGTTCAACACCAGCATTTTTAGCGGTGGTGAAAAAGTGGATGCCGAAGTTCTGCGTATCGGTAACTACGGCCTGACTTCTGGTGGCGACTACCTGAACTACGACAAAGAGACTGGCAATATTTCCTCTCTGCCTTCTCAGCCTAAAGGGTCTTACACCAGCTCTATTGCTGCATTGGGCGGTGCCACCTCTGGCTTCACCGCTACCGCGCTGGATCCCCAGGGTGCACAGGGCCCAACCCTGATGACCAAACTGGTTGACCTGCCAACCATTACTGAAAAGTGGCACCAGGGCGGTCTGGTTGGTTACATCATTAGTGGTGTAGGTGTGTTCGCAGTACTGTTGGCCATCTTCCGCTTTATCGTACTGTCCGGTGTGGGTGCTAAAGTGAACGCCCAGCTGCGTGATACCACTCAAGCCAATAACAACAACCCATTGGGCCGTGTGCTGAAAGTGGCTGAAGAAAACCCACAGGCTGACGCGGAATCTCTGGAACTGAAGCTTCACGAAGCTGTTCTGAAAGAGCGCCCTGCTATTGAGTCTGGTCTCAACCTGCTGAAGATTATTGCCATGGTTGCCCCACTGTTGGGTCTGCTGGGTACCGTAACCGGTATGATTGCTACCTTCCAGGCGATTACCATCTTCGGTGCCGGTGACCCCAAAAACATGGCCGGTGGTATTTCTTCTGCCTTGGTGACCACGGTATTGGGTCTGGTAGTGGCTATTCCTACCATCTTGCTACACACCTTGGTAAATGGTCGTGCACAGCGCATCCTCCACGTGTTGGAAGAGCAGAGTGCCGGTATTGTGGCTGAGAACGCCGAGGGCCAATAA